The following are encoded together in the Danaus plexippus chromosome 15, MEX_DaPlex, whole genome shotgun sequence genome:
- the LOC133319222 gene encoding uncharacterized protein LOC133319222, with translation MPRGRRANIGRRTRHASQQQVYSQNLSEERQNIIRENARLRQRVSTRRSLASYNRLAFQYDPTANYSDDENLNIGPMTTVCRYCNALKFKRETAGLCCASGKVKLDPLLTPPQPLKPLFDGSDPDSSHFLQHILEYNNCFRMTSFGANIIREGGFMPTCKIQGQIYHLHGSMVPTPDEPHQFLQIYFISSMVDQLNVRCNIQGTQQLKRRIIEQLQAFFHANNAVVNMFKTALERMPSDTHKFVIRADCTPTGEHVRRFNAPTVNDVAAIIVGDPTKSRDIVVQRRSNIMHRVNETHRLYDALQYPIIYWQGQDGYDITLKMVDPITSVSTNKNLSAMNYYAYRMMIRTHEENVILKCRRLFQQFAVDMYVKVETERLAFIRFNQAKLRSEDYIHLRDAIHSDGDVQSIGRLTILPSSYIGSPRHMHEYAQDAMTYVRNYGTPDLFITFTCNPKWTEIERELEPGQKPQDRHDIIARVFQQKLKVMMDVLTKYRVFGDTRCYMYSVEWQKRGLPHAHILTWLLNKLHSNEVDDIISAEIPDPVTDPHLHDIVTTQMVHGPCGALNPLSPCMTDGKCTKRYPRPLVAETVTGNDGYPVYRRRSKEDNGRTIKVKVQNQEIEIGNEFIVPYCPLLSRIFETHVNVESCHSAKSIKYLCQYVTKGSDMAVFGIASENANDEISNFQMGRYVSTNEALWRLFSFLIHERYPTVVHLAVHLENGQRVYFTEANAAQRAERPPSTTLTSFFAMCEADPFAATLMYVEMPKYYTWNQSTKKFQRRKQGTPVPDWPQVFSTDALGRMYTVHPRNDECFYLRLLLVNVRGPKSFAHLKTVNGHQCQTYREACQLLGLLENDSHWDLTLADSVVSSNAYQIRTLFAIIITTCSPSQPIQLWNKYKDDICEDILHRLRIQTNNPDMQITDEIYNEGLILIEDQCLTIANKLLIEVGMIAPNRSIHDAFNQELNRELQYNVDTLQEFVQNNVPLLNEQQKPVYETLMQAVDNNTGGLFFLDASGGTGKTFVISLILATIRSTGDIALALASSGIAATLLDGGRTAHSALKLPLNLNTIETPTCNISRSSAMGKLLTQCKLIVWDECTMAHKKSLEALNFTLKDLRRNNNIFGGLMILLAGDFRQTLPVIPRGTPADELNACLKASPLWNNVKTLSLTTNMRVQLQNDQSAAQFSKQLLAVGNGKVPVDATSGLITLTNDFCRFVDSQLALIENVFPNISENYQNYAWLSQRAILAAKNNDVHALNFTIQSKIDGDLVTYKSVDSITNPDDVVHYPTEFLNSLELPGFPPHNLQLKVGTVIMILRNLNPPRLCNGTRLAVKRLMPNLIEATIINGKYAGENVCIPRIPMIPTDLPFDFKRLQFPVRLAFAMTINKSQGQSLSVCGINLENHCFSHGQLYVACSRVGKPSALFVLTSDQKTKNVVYQRALQ, from the exons ATGCCTAGAGGACGACGTGCGAACATCGGTCGCCGCACAAGACATGCAAGTCAGCAACAAGTGTATTCACAGAACTTAAGCGAagaaagacaaaatataataagagaaaATGCCCGATTGAGACAACGCGTGAGCACACGAAGATCATTGGCATCATACAATCGCTTGGCATTCCAATATGATCCCACTGCGAACTACAGtgatgatgaaaatttaaatattggacCAATGACGACTGTATGCCGATATTGCAATGCGTTAAAGTTCAAAAGAGAAACGGCTGGATTGTGCTGCGCAAGTGGAAAAGTCAAACTGGATCCATTACTTACACCACCACAGCCACTGAAACCATTGTTCGATGGAAGTGATCCCGATTCCAGCCATTTTCTTCAACACATCCTTGAATACAATAACTGCTTTCGCATGACTTCCTTTGGAGCTAATATCATTCGAGAAGGCGGCTTCATGCCGACTTGCAAG ATACAAGgacaaatatatcatttgcATGGTTCAATGGTGCCAACACCAGATGAACCGCATCAATTtctgcaaatatatttcatttcgtCGATGGTGGATCAGCTGAATGTGCGGTGTAATATTCAGGGAACACAACAGTTAAAGAGACGGATTATTGAACAGTTGCAAGCATTTTTTCACGCTAATAACGCTGTGGTTAATATGTTCAAAACAGCATTGGAACGAATGCCATCGGATACGCACAAATTTGTCATAAGAGCGGATTGTACCCCAACAGGTGAACATGTGCGAAGATTCAATGCACCCACCGTTAATGATGTTGCTGCAATTATTGTTGGCGATCCAACTAAATCGCGAGACATTGTCGTTCAGCGAAGAAGCAATATCATGCATCGTGTAAACGAGACACATCGTTTGTACGATGCGTTACAATATCCAATCATTTATTGGCAAGGGCAAGACGGATACGACATCACGTTGAAGATGGTCGATCCAattacaa GCGTATCaacgaataaaaatctaaGCGCAATGAATTACTATGCGTATCGTATGATGATTCGTACACATGAGGAGAATGTCATTCTGAAGTGCCGTCGGCTATTCCAGCAATTCGCTGTCGACATGTATGTCAAAGTCGAGACAGAACGTTTAGCGTTCATCCGATTCAATCAGGCAAAGCTACGATCTGAGGACTATATACACTTGCGTGATGCTATTCATTCAGATGGTGATGTTCAGAGTATTGGACGTCTGACGATTCTCCCATCATCTTATATCGGAAGCCCACGCCACATGCACGAATACGCTCAAGACGCTATGACGTACGTGCGAAATTATGGAACTcccgatttatttattacgttcaCTTGCAATCCGAAGTGGACGGAAATTGAACGTGAGTTGGAACCGGGCCAAAAACCGCAAGATCGCCATGACATAATCGCCAGAGTATTTCAGCAAAAACTCAAGGTCATGATGGATGTGCTTACTAAGTATCGAGTTTTTGGTGACACACGTTGTTATATGTACTCGGTGGAATGGCAGAAGCGTGGACTACCGCATGCTCATATCCTAACTTGGTTGCTGAACAAATTACATTCAAATGAAGTGGATGACATCATATCAGCTGAAATTCCTGATCCAGTCACTGATCCCCATCTACACGACATTGTGACGACACAGATGGTGCATGGACCGTGCGGTGCATTAAATCCATTATCGCCTTGCATGACTGATGGAAAGTGCACAAAACGATATCCGCGACCGTTAGTTGCTGAAACAGTTACAGGGAACGACGGATATCCAGTATATCGTCGGCGTTCAAAAGAAGATAATGGTCGAACTATCAAAGTTAAAGTTCAAAATCAAGAGATTGAGATCGGAAATGAATTCATTGTACCATATTGCCCGCTACTATCACGAATTTTTGAAACACATGTAAACGTTGAGAGTTGTCATTCGGCCaaatcaatcaaatatttgtgCCAGTACGTCACAAAAGGCAGCGACATGGCTGTGTTTGGTATTGCGTCGGAAAATGCGAATGACGAAATCAGCAACTTCCAAATGGGCAGATACGTCAGTACTAATGAAGCACTGTGgcgattattttcatttctaattCATGAAAGATATCCCACAGTTGTACATTTAGCAGTGCATTTGGAAAATGGCCAAAGAGTTTACTTCACTGAAGCTAATGCAGCACAACGAGCTGAGAGACCACCATCGACAACATTGACTAGCTTCTTTGCAATGTGTGAAGCAGATCCATTCGCAGCGACGCTGATGTACGTTGAAATGCCTAAGTATTACACTTGGAATCAATCAACAAAGAAATTCCAACGTCGCAAACAAGGAACCCCAGTTCCAGATTGGCCACAGGTGTTTTCCACTGATGCACTAGGTCGCATGTATACTGTTCATCCTAGAAatgatgaatgtttttatttgcgaCTGCTGTTGGTAAATGTACGTGGACCAAAATCATTTGCGCATTTGAAAACTGTGAATGGCCACCAATGCCAAACATATCGAGAAGCATGTCAACTATTGGGTTTGCTAGAGAACGATTCTCATTGGGATTTAACACTTGCGGATTCAGTTGTTTCATCAAATGCGTACCAAATACGAACGCTGTTCGCAATTATCATCACCACATGTTCTCCTTCACAACCAATTCAGTTATGGAACAAATACAAAGACGACATATGTGAAGATATCTTGCATCGCTTGCGCATTCAAACGAATAATCCTGACATGCAAATAACCGATGAAATCTACAATGAAGGATTGATTCTGATTGAGGATCAATGCTTGACTATTGCAAACAAGCTACTGATTGAAGTAGGAATGATTGCACCAAATCGATCAATACACGATGCATTCAACCAAGAATTAAATCGAGAGCTGCAATACAATGTTGATACATTGCAGGAATTCGTTCAAAATAATGTGCCGTTGCTGAATGAACAGCAAAAACCAGTATACGAAACATTAATGCAAGCGGTGGACAATAATACTGGTGGTCTATTCTTCCTGGACGCATCTGGAGGAACAGGGAAAACATTTgtcatttcattgattttggCCACTATTCGATCAACAGGTGACATAGCTTTGGCGTTAGCATCATCTGGAATTGCGGCGACTCTTCTAGATGGCGGTCGTACTGCACATTCTGCGCTTAAGTTGCCACtcaatttaaacacaattgaGACTCCAACATGCAATATTTCCCGATCCAGTGCAATGGGAAAATTGTTGACGCAATGCAAGCTCATTGTTTGGGATGAGTGCACAATGGCACATAAGAAATCACTTGAAGCACTCAACTTCACACTGAAGGATCTTCGGcgaaataacaacatttttggcGGCTTGATGATATTGTTGGCAGGCGATTTCAGGCAGACGTTGCCAGTAATTCCCCGTGGAACGCCTGCAGATGAATTGAATGCTTGCCTGAAGGCATCACCTTTATGGAATAACGTAAAAACATTATCGCTAACCACTAATATGAGAGTTCAACTTCAAAATGATCAAAGTGCTGcacaattttcaaaacaattgttaGCTGTTGGAAATGGAAAAGTCCCAGTTGATGCGACATCTGGATTAATTACTCTTACCAACGACTTTTGCCGATTTGTAGACTCTCAACTAGctcttattgaaaatgtttttccaAACATTAGTGAGAATTATCAGAATTATGCTTGGTTAAGTCAACGAGCAATTCTTGCCGCAAAGAATAATGATGTACACGCACTGAATTTCACCATTCAATCAAAAATCGATGGCGATTTGGTGACATACAAATCCGTTGATTCCATAACAAATCCCGATGATGTAGTACATTATCCAACGGAGTTTTTGAACTCTCTGGAGTTACCAGGATTTCCACCACATAACTTGCAACTCAAAGTTGGTACAGTTATTATGATATTGCGTAATTTGAATCCACCGCGACTTTGCAACGGTACTCGACTTGCGGTAAAAAGACTTATGCCGAATTTGATTGAGGCAACCATTATTAACGGAAAGTACGCAGgtgaaaatgtatgtattcctCGAATACCAATGATTCCGACTGATCTTCCGTTTGACTTCAAACGATTGCAATTTCCAGTTCGCCTTGCGTTCGCAATGACAATTAACAAGTCGCAAGGCCAATCGCTTAGTGTTTGCGggataaatttagaaaatcattgtttttcaCATGGGCAGTTATACGTTGCGTGTTCACGAGTTGGGAAACCATCCGCTTTGTTTGTATTAACGTCAgaccaaaaaacaaaaaatgtggtTTACCAAAGAGCACTTCAATGA